The Candidatus Polarisedimenticolia bacterium genome window below encodes:
- a CDS encoding cupin domain-containing protein has product MQILTKAKAPRYIRPEGITSYLLASPRTAQAKHLTTTLVQIEPGGEQRIHAHAPEQVYLILDGGGTMTVGTETQDVAAGDCIFIPSDTPHGIRNTGQDLLRYFTAAAPAFETSDLLALWPLASESEDLGASPP; this is encoded by the coding sequence GTGCAGATACTCACGAAGGCCAAGGCGCCGCGCTACATCCGGCCGGAGGGGATCACCTCGTACCTGCTCGCCTCGCCGCGAACCGCCCAGGCGAAGCATCTGACGACCACCCTGGTCCAGATCGAACCCGGGGGAGAGCAGCGTATCCATGCCCACGCACCCGAGCAGGTGTATCTGATCCTGGACGGCGGCGGCACGATGACCGTGGGGACCGAGACGCAGGACGTGGCCGCGGGCGACTGCATCTTCATCCCCTCGGATACGCCCCATGGCATCAGGAACACGGGACAGGACCTGCTGCGTTACTTCACCGCGGCCGCGCCGGCGTTCGAGACCAGCGACCTCCTCGCGCTCTGGCCCCTGGCCAGCGAGAGCGAGGACCTCGGAGCGTCCCCGCCCTGA
- a CDS encoding GlxA family transcriptional regulator has protein sequence MTRRIAMLAYPDVQVLDVTGPLEVFARTSRWLRDNGKHKGDAYRIEIVGLKRGVFRASSGLRLHADRSFGEVRRGLDTLLIAGGIGTRRYCEHPPLMRWIRRQAGWVRRLASVCTGAFFLAEAGLLKGRRATTHWSWCARLARRYPDVRVEPDTIFVREGSIYTSAGVTAGMDLALALVEEDHGREVALHVARELVLFLRRPGGQSQFSAQLAVQFAEREPLRELQAYILEHPRADLSVETLAGRVRMSPRNFARVFTREVGTTPARFITSVRVETARRLLEESSDDLRAICDLTGLGSTESMRRAFLRTLGIPPSRYRERFNRHPHSGAGA, from the coding sequence ATGACGCGGCGTATCGCGATGCTGGCGTACCCGGACGTCCAGGTCCTGGACGTCACGGGCCCGCTCGAGGTGTTCGCGCGGACGTCGCGCTGGCTGCGGGACAACGGGAAGCACAAGGGGGACGCCTACCGCATCGAGATCGTCGGGCTGAAGCGCGGGGTCTTCCGGGCCTCATCGGGGCTGCGCCTGCACGCCGATCGGAGCTTCGGTGAGGTGCGCCGGGGGCTCGACACGCTCCTGATCGCCGGCGGGATCGGGACCCGGCGGTACTGCGAGCACCCTCCCCTGATGCGCTGGATCAGGCGGCAGGCCGGCTGGGTCAGGCGGCTCGCTTCGGTCTGCACGGGGGCCTTCTTCCTGGCCGAGGCGGGCCTCCTGAAGGGCCGGCGCGCCACGACGCACTGGAGCTGGTGCGCGCGGCTGGCGCGCCGCTACCCGGACGTGAGGGTCGAGCCGGACACGATCTTCGTCAGGGAGGGATCGATCTACACCTCGGCCGGCGTGACCGCCGGCATGGACCTGGCGCTGGCCCTGGTCGAGGAGGACCACGGACGCGAGGTCGCGCTGCACGTGGCCAGGGAGCTGGTCCTGTTCCTGCGGCGCCCGGGCGGGCAGTCGCAGTTCAGCGCGCAGCTCGCCGTCCAGTTCGCGGAGCGCGAGCCGCTGCGCGAGCTGCAGGCCTACATCCTCGAGCACCCGCGCGCGGACCTCTCGGTGGAGACGCTCGCCGGCCGCGTCAGGATGAGCCCGCGCAACTTCGCGCGCGTCTTCACGCGCGAGGTGGGGACGACCCCGGCGCGCTTCATCACCTCCGTCCGCGTGGAGACGGCCCGGCGTCTCCTCGAGGAATCGTCGGACGACCTCCGGGCGATCTGCGACCTGACCGGCCTGGGCAGCACCGAGTCGATGCGCCGGGCGTTCCTGCGCACCCTCGGTATCCCGCCCAGCCGTTACCGTGAGCGTTTCAACCGTCACCCCCATTCGGGCGCGGGGGCCTGA